A window of Carassius carassius chromosome 44, fCarCar2.1, whole genome shotgun sequence contains these coding sequences:
- the LOC132126275 gene encoding equilibrative nucleoside transporter 1-like, with amino-acid sequence MDPQVPKDKYNGVWLIFFMLGLGTLLPWNFFMTATMYFTSRLADPLSEGNFSVNATEEDSRSVLQAKFNNVMTLCAMVPLLVFTCLNSVLHQRIPQKIRIAGSLTAILLVFLLTAILVKVDLDPLPFFIITMIKIICINSFGAVLQGSLFGMAGLLPASYTTPIMSGQGLAGTFAAFAMICAIASGSAMHDSAFGYFITACFVISLAIASYAVLPRLAFFQYYQESQQSKPSEDEENKMDLLKKDEGLKSAGDDDKQTPSMLAIFKKIWVMAFSVCFAFTITIGTFPAVTVDVKSTIAEGGKWELYFIPVSCFLLFNMFDWLGRSLTAVWTWPGKDSKLLPGLLVARVIFVPLFMLCNVQPRHNLPIYFSHDGWFIGFMILFAFSNGYLASLCMCFGPKKVDASEAETAGAIMAFFLSLGLALGASLSFVFRALV; translated from the exons ATGGACCCCCAGGTGCCCAAAGACAA ATATAATGGCGTGTGGTTGATTTTCTTCATGCTGGGTTTGGGGACGCTTCTGCCGTGGAATTTCTTCATGACAGCCACTATG TATTTCACCAGTCGTCTAGCAGATCCTCTAAGTGAGGGGAATTTCTCTGTCAACGCGACTGAAGAAGACTCGCGGAGCGTCTTACAGGCCAAGTTTAATAATGTGATGACGCTGTGTGCGATGGTTCCTCTGCTGGTCTTCACCTGCCTCAACTCAGTGCTTCACCAGAG AATCCCTCAGAAGATCCGGATCGCAGGAAGTCTGACGGCCATTCTGCTGGTGTTCCTGCTTACTGCCATCCTGGTGAAAGTAGATTTGGATCCGCTGCCGTTCTTCATCATCACCATGATTAAAATCATCTGCATTAACT CATTCGGAGCGGTTCTTCAGGGAAGTCTGTTTGGGATGGCTGGACTCCTGCCAGCGTCCTACACCACACCCATCATGAGCGGACAGGGGCTCGCAGGAACCTTCGCTGCTTTCGCCATGATCTGTGCCATCGCCA GTGGTTCTGCTATGCATGACAGTGCTTTTGGATACTTCATCACAGCGTGTTTCGTTATCTCTCTTGCAATTGCATCATATGCTGTTCTTCCTAGACTG GCGTTTTTTCAGTACTATCAGGAGAGTCAGCAGAGCAAACCATCTGAGGACGAGGAGAACAAGATGGACCTGTTGAAGAAAG ATGAGGGGCTGAAGAGCGCTGGAGATGACGACAAACAAACACCGTCCATGCTGGCCATCTTTAAGAAG ATCTGGGTTATGGCATTCTCTGTGTGCTTTGCCTTCACCATCACCATCGGCACGTTTCCTGCGGTCACCGTGGACGTTAAATCTACTATTGCTGAGGGCGGAAAGTGGG AGCTGTACTTCATCCCAGTGTCTTGTTTCCTGTTGTTTAACATGTTTGATTGGCTGGGTCGCAGCCTTACAGCAGTCTGGACGTGG ccTGGTAAAGACAGTAAGCTGCTGCCGGGTCTGTTAGTGGCCCGTGTGATTTTCGTCCCTCTCTTCATGCTCTGTAATGTCCAGCCTCGCCACAATCTGCCCATCTACTTCTCACACGACGGCTGGTTCATCGGCTTCATGATCCTCTTTGCCTTTTCTAATGGATATCTGGCCAGTCTGTGCATGTGCTTCGGACCCAA GAAGGTGGACGCGAGCGAGGCGGAGACGGCTGGAGCCATCATGGCCTTCTTCCTGTCTCTGGGTCTGGCTCTCGGAGCGTCTCTGTCGTTTGTGTTTCGAGCGCTCGTCTGA
- the LOC132126519 gene encoding VIP peptides-like, which produces MLRVFSNVNNQVYKSGCQETERDRQTRTEPRKLFFIHTGARDHPTKDMISLSSCQTLLLMAVCGVFCCRTLALPAISEYPGIRPGALDEDGEDDWTRDPSLQDLEAYKLLYELANTVERPSRHADGLFTSGYSKLLGQLSAKEYLESLLAKRVSDELDVEQMPVKRHSDAVFTDNYSRYRKQMAAKKYLNSVLSGKKR; this is translated from the exons ATGCTGAGAGTCTTCAGTAACGTGAATAATCAGGTGTATAAAAGCGGCTGtcaggagacagagagagacagacagacgagaACTGAGCCGAGGAAACTATTCTTCATCCATACAGGTGCCAGAGATCATCCGACC AAAGACATGATTTCACTGAGCAGCTGTCAGACGCTCCTCCTGATGGCCGTCTGTGGCGTCTTCTGCTGCAGGACTCTTGCACTGCCTGCCATCTCTGAATATCCTGGCATCAG ACCAGGTGCTCTGGATGAAGACGGAGAGGACGACTGGACGAGAGACCCGTCACTACAGGATCTGGAGGCGTATAAACTCCTGTATGAACTCGCAAACACCGTCGAGAG ACCATCCAGACATGCTGACGGACTATTCACGAGCGGATACAGCAAACTGCTCGGCCAGCTGTCTGCTAAAGAATATCTGGAGTCTTTACTTGCAAAGAGAGTCAG TGATGAGCTGGATGTGGAGCAGATGCCTGTGAAGCGTCACTCAGATGCTGTCTTCACAGACAACTACAGCCGCTACCGCAAACAGATGGCAGCCAAGAAATACCTCAACTCCGTTCTGTCAGGAAAAAAGAG GTGA